The genomic stretch tttattttggccgtctgtaacaggcctctataTCACTGGAAGAGGCAACACTCCCTAACCAGCCCCACAGATCAAgtaataaatgcattttttcccttttggtcCTAAATCACAGTGCTATGGgtctttttaaaatgcctcttCAGTGCTCCAATGGTAACTCAGTGGCTGTAATGGCCGTAACTGTAAAGCAGAttgtaaggttgccataattctctactataaaccgggacaaaatgtagcacaaaatttagaccaaaatatgtgacaattgtaggataaaatttagcccaaaatgtaggacatttaagaaaaaattgaggaccttaaatgtcctacattttgggctaaattttatcctacaattgtcttatattttggtctaaattttgtcctacattttgtcccggtttatagtagagaattatggcaatccGCTGAAACACATATAAAACTCTGAATATGTTGTGTACAAAAACAATGGCACTGTTGTGGGGTCGGTGAAAGCAGGAGGCTGTTTTGTTGACATAAAGCCATATATATATCAGCAGGGTGAActgatgtcctaaccgcaaatgACAACAAGTCAccacaaaatacagtacagtatagggaatttgaggggggaaattaggaagttacaaaataaaagctaaaaacataatGATTTACATCAAAATGTAAATGTGCTTCTGAGTCagggtcaaaatggaggacatttttatttgaaattcctcctggacagaaggctgaaatggaggacatgtcctggaaaaagaggacctctGGTAACCCTACACTTGAgagagtcactctctctcagccccagacacTCCTTGGGTCGAAGAACaataaaaggcacaaaacaacaacaaagtgtagttgacattgattatttattttgaaatttatggcaaccagagctctctctgacagagaaggctaaatgcctcacaaaactacagttcccagcattccctagcattcagccaggccaattcaaagcagtctcaaagggACCCTCCCACTTCCGCTTTAAGCTTCCAACCGGAAGTTGGGGGCTGACTGTGTGtactgtatgtactgtatatgtgaaCCCATCCCTAACTCTATGGTGATTTCCATCCGGGCAATGGCGGCCCTTGCGGCACGGAGGACCGAGGATTGGACAACGAGGGAGAGAGTCTCGCGGAGGGCGTGGCTTTTTATAGGGAGCAGGTCTGTCTCCTAGGTAACGGCGCAGGCGTCGGGAGGGGGCGCGTGCGGAGGCGTTCTATGTGGAGGGCGACGGAGGCAGACGCGGTTTGTTTTGTGAGTAGCCTTCAGAGCGAGAGGGGAGCGCATGCGCGGGAGGGGGCTCAGAAGAGGAGAGCATGGCAGTTATTTGTGAGGGAGCTTTGGAGGCCGGTCCTGTGTAGGTTCCCAATCCGCCGTAATAAGGGccgctgttgttattgttatgttccTTCCAGTCTTTTctgaggctgcgtccacactggagagataacccggtttggaagcgcTTTAGGTCTGTTtgggtcaaggctatggaattctgggagttggagtttgtgtggggcccagagcaaactccaactcccagaattccatagcaaagtcTTACATTTTGCgtcgccttgtcctcctttgagttCAGGACCTCTGGTCAACCCAAATCCATgggattgtagtttagtgaaggaTTGGGAATTGCCTGTCAGAAAGCACTAGTCCAGCTTCCAACTAGAGTTCCCAGTGTGCCTGTctacacattgcagaattaaactGGTTCAATCCTCAGTCCCTCTCTTTTCAGGGATTCTTTCAAGTAGTttaccaaaactacaaatcccaggatatcaTAGGATAGAGCCgtagcaattaaagtgatatcgaaTTGCCATAATAGTGCTGTGTACATGggaattcagtgggactttttCTCTGTCGGCGCATCTAGAATTTCAGCATCTGTGCGCAGGTGTCACTGGAAAATGCTCTAAATGCAGACTCTGCTGCGTACCTTTGCACAGAATTGTTAATAGGGGAATTAAGCACCTGGAATGTGCATTAAGGGAatcgatttattattatttattacatgttGTAGTTGGTGAATACTGCTTGGGAGAAGTCTGTGCTTCAAACACAAGTGAGCTGCCATGTCTAGTTTATCCAAAATGGTAATAACTTAgtacagtgatggagaaccttttacagaccgagtgcccaaactgcaacccggaccccacttatttattgcaaagtgccacgtccctctggctttctagtaagaaactctggcaaactctgctaaggcaatagcatgtgtgcccacagagagggctctgagtgccacctctggcacgcatgctataggttcgccatcactgacttaGTATGTAGAGCAGTGGTCCACAAACTGTAGTGCCCTTTatgggcttttggacttcagctcccagaatcctagactattggccaacgtggctgaggcttctgggagctgaagtccaaaatctcttaaagggcacagtttgaggaccactgatgtagggagatcttgtagcacctttgagactgactgaaggaaagaagctggTACCATGAGTCTTCGTAGACTTGAGCCGACTTCCACAGATGCAAATGTGTATACTGTTGCACCTGTTCACTGTATATAATTAACTTACTACAAATAATACAGATTCTAATGATAGATACTCcacatagacttgagcctgcttcctcaaaTGTACATTTGCATCTGATGCCTACTAATTTTCCAGAGTAACCCGGCTATGTCTTTGTAGTCTTTCACAATCTCAATAACCCAGttataacatttatatttaaCTGAAATACTCTTCACTTTCAGACTGTggatttttatctttatttttacagtgttaGAATTCACTGCCCATTTACATCGGTCAGCAGCATCCAGTTTTCAAATCAGGCAGATGATGCAATATACCAAGTTAGGCTCCCTTGCAAAGTAAACTGTAATGCTGGGTACAGACTGAGATCCTAATCTGCACAGCATGTTTCCCCACCAGCATTTGAAGGTGCTGTTTTTAGTAGGGCTGCATCATAAAATACTGATGTTAGTCTTTATGATGTGGAAATTTACAGCATAAAATCCTTTCAGTTGTGAATGAAACTCAGTTTTATGGTAATTGTGTGGCAAGTGCTATATAACTTGGTTCACATGAAGTAGCTAACTATATTTTGAAATACATAGGCTTTTCAGGTTCAGTTCTGTGTATAATAACGTGGTTTAGATTGTAATGTTATCAATGTCAACTGATCCACTGAAAAGTCTGTCCTATGGGTTGGCTGGATGttctttttggggggttttctAGACATGGTAGCAAAATCTATGATTTCAAGatcattcttttattttgttgctgTAATTACCTTAGCTTactatataattattttattatttagttattATCAGGAGTCATTTATTAgtcaagtcaaaggctttcacagctagcatccatagttttttgtgggtttttcaggctatcttcagaggatgttagccacagatgcaggcgaagcgtcaggaataaactcttctagaacacagccacatagcccaaaaaaccaacaaaaatatagtcctttatttgttttgaataaaTGGACGAATCTGGTTCCACTAAAAGCTATCAACTGTGGTCACACTGTTACCCATTGACCAAAGGATCTTGTGCTTTAGATGGACAGGCTGATAAGTGGCCAGACTGCTTTGACAAGAAGACTCTTCCCAAATAATCAGCTTATCTTCTAGTTACTTGTATTAACCAACCTGCTGTGACACCATTTGAAACTAATTTCTCTCACAATGGTTTTGTCTTAAATATCCAAGGATCTTTGCCCTCATGTGCAATTTCAGTAAACAAAATTCTTCATAAACACAGGTGTTGATTGTGCCATTCGATCAGAACTATGGGATTATTTGACAAACTGGCAGGCCTGCTTGGcttgaagaagaaagaagttcATGTTTTGTGCCTTGGATTAGATAACAGTGGCAAAACAACAATTATCAACAAGCTGAAACCATCTAATGTAAGTAGTCATTTTCATATCTTGACAACTTGTTTGACAGACTTAACTGAAACTGATGCTAACTGGAGATTATGGAAAGATGGAATTTACATTATATACTGGATTACTAATATTTAGGATGTTATTCTGCATTCTTTGGCATGATTTCATGGTTTTATATTGTTGCAAATTTTGATAATCTTTATAATTTTAAAGAGTGAGTGGTAATAGACATTGTCTTCAGAAATTGGTAAAGAGTTTATTTGTAGCACGGTCCTATGTAGGCATACTTGTAGGTATATTTCAAGTGAGGTTTATTACCTAGTAGGGGTGTTTAAGACCGGAGTCTTGGCTTCCAATATAAGGTATGCATGGTTTAGTTTGAAACATAGATTTATTTCTGCtcgtttttgttgttattgtggcaTGATTCTATGTCAGTGATCTTTGTCTGATTGCACCATTGATCAGCAGAGGTCAGAAATAAAGATGCTCATAGGTTTCTGTACTTAATATCCCCATTTGACATTGTTTCATGAAATGGTTATTACAGGGATAAGGATATAATCAAACAATTAGTTGTTTCTTTAAATACATGCATATTTTAGGTGACCAGTATTAGATATAAACATAAATGGTCACGCGCTATGTTTTGCATGTGCTTTAGGACCTATGGCCTCCCTCTGCTACTGTGCTACTGAACAAAGTGTTCATGAAATTTGAGAGAATATTAGGAGCATCATCTGCTGCATCATCCAGAACTATGATGCTGGGGAGGAATAAACAGAAAGGAAGCTCTTTTGATTCATGGAAATATTCTTGCGTGTTTAAGAAGCTGTTTGGTTCAATATCATGTTAAAAGGTTCTGAAAGCATAATATGTGTGCCCAGTGCCAACAGAGGATGCATCAACTCTGCCTGTTTATCAGCGGGTGATCAAGATAATCTCCATTTCTAAATATAGGTTGACTTGTTAAAGGCAATACTCTTTAGCGacatgaaagtgtgtgtgtgtgtgtgtgtgtgtgtttacacatacacacaggtgcATTTTAATTGCAAAAATTCAGAATACaaaaatcaccccccccccaagtatgtATTGTAGATGTGTCCTTAGATGTGCAGTTATTAGTTAGTCCTCAGTAAAATCTAAATATTGATAGATACAGTAACCtggtgtgttttattgttttacctTACATCTGTATGTTCTTCAGAAGTGAATTCTTGAAATATTCATATGTTGCCTTAACAGGCATTAATCCTACAGTTTTATCCTCTGTGACCAATACAGAAACAATGCACTGAACTGAATTATTAACATACAGCCAGAATATTGTTACCTATCATTTATATAGCATTTAGGAGCACTAAATGTGCTTCATGTATTTCATCTCCATATTACTTTACTTGTCAGTAAGCTATCACTAGGGCTGTCCAATAGTGCTCACATAGTAGCATAGCCACATGACATTCACACTGAGTGTTTTTGCTGCAGAAGGAATCGTTTTCCCAGCAGTTGCTTAGCTGTTAGGCTGCTGTAGAACTCAAAGGGGGGAATTTTGCAACTTGAGCAACACAATCCTACTAAAACTGTAGTCATTGCTCAGAAAGTTGATCACCTGTGCTAGCCTTACAATGAATGTGAGTGGATTAAGCCTAATTATCATTTAAGAGAAAGAGAGTACTGTTTTTgatccaagaaaagagattacacatAAATGTTAGCAAAAATGTCTTTCCTGTAAGCTGTTCTACTGTGGAATGGACTGACTGACTCAGAAGGCAGTGGactctctttcctttttaaaaacaaggttcgatggccatctttcaggagtgggCTTTAGTTGTGTCCTGCACGGGAGGACTTTGGACAAGATGGTCCTTACAGTTTTTATGATTTCTGGTTTTAAATGATAAACTGGAAACAAATTACATTTTAAGACAAAGTTTGTATTTTATAGGCTCAAGCTCAAGATATTGTTCCCACCATAGGATTTAGTATAGAAAAATTCAAGACATCAAGGTAAGTCTTTGATTTGgatacacaggttgagtctccttatccAGTATTCCAAAATGTGTCATAATCCACAAAGCAAATCTCTTTTCATGGGTAGTTGACATGGTGAcgtctttgttttctgatggctcagtgtgcacagactttgtttcatgtacaaaatgattttcaaaatTTGTTTAAACTTATCtccaggctgtgtgtataaggtgtatatatattgtatatatgcaaatacaggtatcccAAAATCCATAAAATTCCAATATCCAAAGCTCcactggtcccaagtatttcagataaggataagtattttggataagggagacacaacctgtattcATTTCTAATCTATATTTTCTAACATAAATCCAGTTGTTGCTCCCAGCTAGAGTAGGCCTACAGAGCTATGCATTTTTACTCAAAGTAACTCCCCTTCTGTTTGGTGAGACTTAATATCATAATTGTAAGATTGCACCTTCTGTCAGCTAAAATTACAAGTCAATACATATTGTTAACTGGtgtgctaccaacatctttccaTGAAATAGTAGCACAGTACTCAGAATTAAATGCCAGTGTGTTTTGTGAGAGTGGTAGTTATATATATGATTGCAGAACTAATCATTTTACAGTTCTAATTTGTATGTTTTGATGTTTCCTTCTAGTTTATCATTTACTGTATTTGACATGTCGGGTCAAGGTAGATACAGAAATCTTTGGGAACACTACTACAAGTAAGCATTTCTAGTGTAAAGCTTACATTTATAGTATTTAAACATATTCAGAAACTAAAAGTATCTAatattttatgtacagtatacAATTTATGGAAAGCACTTGCTTAAACCCGTTGTAGAACAATATGGTAAAGATGCTGCTACTGGACTACAATAGTTTTCTTAggtggggtacaaaccgccgctttgcggcgctcccccaccgccgccatttgctccgcgcgggagccgcagcagccaaaccgcgcaactcccgcacggagcaaaaaagaagctccatttcggagcttcttcttgcggcacctctatgacgtcgcaaggcgcctgCCGCggacttgcgacgtcataggcgccgcgacacgtctggacgctgtgcgtccagtacgtaaagatggaggcacccatgtagaaggtgcgccgccatcttgtacgtataggatacgtactagggttaggggggtgcggaagcaccgccccttcctaaccctagtacgtatcctatacgtactatatggcggtgtgtatcccgcctaagatttGAATCAAGGGGAAAAGAATATGGAATCCTTTGGAGTTATAATTTTGGAGTTGTCTAGTCTTTACCACATGAAGGTATGTGTTCTTGGATATAGCCCATCTAAAAACAGTATatgtcagaaaaaaatattgttcatATGAATACTGTGTCATGATAACAAGATAAAGGTTGAAAGTATTGTCGAGTATAAAGCAAGGCCAACTACCAGCTCTGTTACCAAGGCTATTAATATGCCAATAGAAGGTATCATTTTATGTAGTTGTGGCTTTGGCATcctaaaaaaatggaggaaaaatacCATTTGGAAATTGTCTAGAATTCAGAAATGATTTATAGAATGAGATAAGGTGGAATTTCTGGGGGCTGTAGACTCTCCAGTATGACTGTTGAAGCATAAAGATTTTCCTAGTAGGCTTTTATGTTGATTCCTTTAAAGATTAAAGGACACTGTTGAGTGtctctgaattatttttttcaactgGCCTGGGGCTGAGGAAGTCAACTGTATCGACTCTGTTCCTGAATGGCTTGAAGTGCTTCTTCCCTCACTGGAACAACACTTGTATTAAAGACATGGGAAAATAGCTAGCATCAGAGATCTGAGCAAGTGCATGgttttctaatgcatttttactaaataaattccaaaacttAATTTgaagttgagtacataataaatagtacaaatatataaaattacagtacagAGATTTTGTGCAAATTAGAGAAAGTACACAGAACAATCAATGAAACCAAAACAttaaggtgtttgtttgtttgcacattTCGCCTTCATTTTATTCACCCTGGAAAACTTAACTTGTTGAACTTGCACATTAATCTCCTGGTCCTAATTTGTATAAAaggttgattttaaaaattaatccccTTTGTTGTGATAGATTGTTTTTCTCCTTGGAACAAATTGTATTAACTCGTTAACTAAATTAGTATATGAAACATTTACTCACATTGGAACCATTACCTAATCCTACAGAGAAATTCAGCAAATACACTCAAGGATCCATCAGTTGATAGTGAGATAGCAAGAACCCCTTTTCCACAAAATAACTAATAAAAAGCTACTAAATTAAATCATTGCAATTGTTTAGTGTTGATTTAGCAATTTATTGTGGTTTCCAAGGCTTAGGGTGCCAACATGCTGTATTTCTTGAGTACTTTCTGATTAAATTCACACATGGAGACTATTGGTGCCATGAGTTGCTGGCAGACTTGAACTGACTCTTGTGAATATGGAGTAGAGCAGTGCCTGCCTTAGCCACTGCACCAGAGCGATAAACTATGGACAGGCTATTTATCTAGTGCTGctactctgtgtgtatgtgccattTCCTGTCTCTATATAATTTCTATTCCTTCTGCAGCAGAATATCTACTAAATGCAGCTCTCAGACTGTCTTCCATACTTTGCCCTCACTTGTTCCTGCTTTGATCATTATCCTTGGTTTCCCAGTCCTGCTAGCGATACCCTCCTTGTCACTACCTTGTTTGCCTATAATATGTatttacttaaaatatttttgcactgcCTTTCCAAGTGATGTCTTCCTAAAATTACTGTCTTAGAAAAACTGCTTTTTCAAATTGCCAACACCTTGGCTATTGACTTGCTATCTCTTCTTACACCTTGGTCAGCTACTTGGCCTAACCATTTATGTGCCAGTGCAATCCTGCAAATAACTTCTCCCCAATTAGGAGGCTCTGACTTGCAGAAGAGTATGGGTGTTTTTCAGTGCATGGCATAGAAATACTAATATCACTTTTGTATCATGGTTTTGAATAAAATAGCTTCATATCCGGCTCATTACATAATTAAAGCAATTATCCAAATTAAATGATAACTgaagtacagtagagtctcgattatccaaccttcgattatccaacattccaGATTATCCAACGTCCCTACTCAGTGATTTCtatacattttcagaggactaaactgtttatacagtacatactgtacatcacaatgttgatcagtgacttctttacatttttagaggactgtctatacattacaatgttattcctataacattactgcaatgttacttttactgttactacaataaaacttcaatacgtttgcagttcatagtgatttcaaggcttttcttggaccctctggattatccaacattttcgcctatccaactatcagcccgcccgtttatgttggataatcaagactctactgtatttgcatttctgGACCAGGCTTAAGATCTTCTGGTTTTGAAAGACTCtgctattaaaaaaaattctcattctCTTGtaactttggggttttttttttaatgttagtgGATAAAGCTATTCAGTATCTTTGCTGTAATAAATAAGAATTGATGAGAATAACATTGTATAAGGAGCAATTATGAGgtagtatggcatagtggtttgagcattagattacaactctgaagaccagggttcgattcctgcttggccatggaacccactcagtgatctctcagcctcagaggaaggcaatggcaaacctctgaaaaaatcttgccaagaaaatcccatgataggtttgccttaggtttgccttaagttggaaccaatttgaaagcacaaaacacacacatttacagatttattttttgttactcTTCTGCTAATTTGGTAACGTTGTTTTGATTAAGTAAAAAACTTCAAAAAAGCAGTTGATTCAAACTTGAACAACAATGGTCAAATATTGTAAAATGTTTTCATggagttacagttggccctccacatttgcagggattaggggaacaagaccccacgaatgtggaaaaactactgATAACTCCCCCACCACACAAAAGCCAGTAAAAGTGATGGGTGGGCAGGGGAAAAGAAGCGGGCGTGCCCTCTCCCCTACTTCCCCCACACTCCTGTCCTTTTAACTGGCTACCCGCCCCTTTCTGGGTGTGATAGTTGTCTTCTCTAGACAGCTATCCCATTGGGAAAGGTGTGGTAGGATTGatcttcctcccccttttcccattgggATAGTTGGCTGGGAAAGGCAGCTTTCCCACTGAGAAAGGTGCTGTgcacccttcctggctgctccctcccATCCAGGCTTTTTTCCTTTCAAGAGGaaaagcctggggggggggaggaagagtgcACGCACAGTATTGGCctggcaaataatcaaaaccacgagtgtcaaagccacaaaggtgaaaggccgactgtattgtAATTATAGTTGTAATATTATTGCTTGTATGGAATAATTTGAGatccagtgtgatatagtggtttgagtattgagcTACAACTTTGGAGCCTAGATTTCAaataccagctcagccatggaggcccactggatgaccttgggcaagttatactatCTCAGCCGCAGAAGAAGAGTGATCagacaaaaacccctctgaacaaatcttgctaaggtttgttttaggcttgccataaatcagaaactacttgaaggcacacaacaacaataacaacaacaacatggaagaaATTAAAGGCCAAACCAAGCCCTGAGATTTCATCACCCGTTTCTAACCTCAAGAAGTATGTATGAGTACTTGCAGATGCAGTGTGGGCTAATTTCCACTTGACATAAATTTGAGATTGTTTTATTCCTGAATTGTTATGTTAAAAGTTAATATAAGATTTATGAGGGTAAGGTATGTCGCTCTTTCACTTCAGTTACACATTGCATCAAGGTGTTTCCTGGTCTGTTTGTTTCACAGCTTCTTAAGTTGGTTTTATCATTGTAGAATTAACTGGTTCGTTGAGCAAAGGAAACCTACTGTTAGCTATTCCAATATGTTTGAGGGGGATCTATGCCTAGGGATGTGCCTAGAGAAGTTTTCTGGCTTATGATATCATTAATTGATTTAAATGTTGACATAAAGCTGTCAGTACTTTGTTCAGCTACTAGGTAGCAGATTGCCTTAAGCATCATACAGTTGATAAGTTTCAATTTATCCAAAGGTGTGTGGTCTCAGGAGTTTAGCTGAAGGGCTGCCCTTCTTGCCTGCTCTGATGTAGCCTGCCTGCCCGCCCCCATAATGGAGCACAGATCCCTACTTCAGAAGTAATGGGGTACACCACAGCAGTGGGCATCCCAGGATTGCCATGACTTCATTCAGTCAGAGCAGGCACAGTGTGTTAAGGGCCGAACATTCAGTGTATCCGAGTAAGAAGTACTACAACCTGGATGAAATCTGGTGCTTTAAGATATAATAAATAACACACAGCAAACTAGTATTTAGACTATACATATTGCTACAAGCTTTTAGAAAGCCTGTAATTTGCTTCTTTACTTTCTGTATTGTACAGGGATTGCCaggccattatttttgttattgataGCAGTGACAAACTAAGAATGGTTGTGGCCAAAGAAGAACTTGACACACTCATGAATCATCCAGGTGAGGAGACCTTTTATCATTACTCAGTCCTGTTCCTACTGCCTATTTTCAGCATAAAACAACTCTTTTCTTGTGAGTCTTTATTTGTATATCGAGAAGTTCCTTTGCTATTCCTTCAGTAGGAATAAACTGTAATAAAGGATTTGTGAATGTGTATA from Sceloporus undulatus isolate JIND9_A2432 ecotype Alabama chromosome 3, SceUnd_v1.1, whole genome shotgun sequence encodes the following:
- the ARL6 gene encoding ADP-ribosylation factor-like protein 6 isoform X1, producing the protein MGLFDKLAGLLGLKKKEVHVLCLGLDNSGKTTIINKLKPSNAQAQDIVPTIGFSIEKFKTSSLSFTVFDMSGQGRYRNLWEHYYKDCQAIIFVIDSSDKLRMVVAKEELDTLMNHPDLKHRRIPILFFANKMDLRDAVSSVKVSHLLSLEDIKDKPWHICASDAIKGEGLQEGVDWLQANTSPSKIPA
- the ARL6 gene encoding ADP-ribosylation factor-like protein 6 isoform X2 is translated as MGLFDKLAGLLGLKKKEVHVLCLGLDNSGKTTIINKLKPSNAQAQDIVPTIGFSIEKFKTSSLSFTVFDMSGQGRYRNLWEHYYKDCQAIIFVIDSSDKLRMVVAKEELDTLMNHPDLKHRRIPILFFANKMDLRDAVSSVKVSHLLSLEDIKDKPWHICASDAIKGEGLQEGVDWLQDQIQLMKT